Proteins found in one Funiculus sociatus GB2-C1 genomic segment:
- a CDS encoding ATP-binding protein: protein MTSSKKLIKPPLLVFRGSQEQATYHDEISIYQGNPLIEALPEIKTEDDIIKELALYPEFLEEERNLPAHQRLHLIQNVLELFIVLTPHLDLEQRFSRMLRSGYTARNPVSRGFWKDINKKVETFRSGSSANRRRRSTATGFTILGISGVGKSTTVQAILDLYPQVIYHNRYRNQNNTNTQLVWLILECPADGSIKGLCLNFFQAVDDILGTSYYQNYANNGRKTVNELMPYVALAASNVHLGVLVIDEIQRLTKLNVGGYEKILDFFVQLINTIGLPVVLVGTYKAWSVLGSEFRQIRRGTGQGDFIWDRMEEDDDWEIFTDALWQYQYILKPCQRTPELSHALYYECQGITDFAIKVFMLAQARAISTGKEKLTVGIIKSVAKDCLRTAREVLDALKAGNMDKLRNCEDVRPINIDEFIEEEQQQLSVDDLPTPSSETIEGLVNHKIEQPEQVQQQTSNLFKPESIAGQANLFNDFPNKTRNNSNKHSKNSEGQKSLIDVLSDGKQCSITAYEALLEAGYIQPINEHFLEIMA from the coding sequence GTGACATCCAGTAAAAAATTGATAAAGCCACCGCTCTTAGTCTTTAGGGGAAGTCAAGAACAAGCGACTTACCATGATGAAATCTCTATCTATCAAGGAAATCCACTCATTGAAGCGCTACCTGAAATTAAAACCGAAGATGACATCATTAAAGAGCTAGCGCTCTACCCTGAATTCTTAGAAGAGGAGCGTAATTTACCTGCTCACCAGCGCTTACATCTAATTCAAAATGTACTCGAACTTTTCATCGTTCTTACCCCTCACCTCGACTTGGAGCAGCGTTTCTCCCGAATGCTGCGTTCAGGGTATACCGCTCGCAACCCAGTAAGTCGTGGGTTTTGGAAAGATATAAATAAGAAGGTAGAGACTTTTCGCTCCGGTAGTTCAGCTAACAGGCGTCGGCGGTCAACAGCTACAGGTTTTACAATTCTTGGTATCAGCGGAGTCGGCAAGTCTACAACTGTACAAGCAATCCTAGACCTCTATCCTCAAGTCATCTATCACAATCGCTACCGAAACCAAAATAATACCAACACGCAGCTAGTATGGCTCATTCTGGAATGTCCCGCTGATGGCTCAATTAAAGGTTTATGTCTCAACTTCTTTCAAGCTGTTGATGACATTTTAGGAACGTCATATTACCAAAATTATGCTAACAATGGTCGCAAAACAGTCAATGAATTGATGCCCTACGTGGCTCTTGCTGCTTCAAATGTCCATCTTGGAGTACTGGTGATCGATGAAATCCAAAGATTGACTAAATTAAATGTCGGTGGTTACGAAAAAATTCTCGACTTCTTCGTTCAGCTGATTAATACTATCGGTCTTCCTGTAGTTCTAGTAGGAACTTACAAAGCTTGGTCGGTTTTAGGGAGTGAATTTCGTCAAATCCGTCGAGGTACGGGGCAGGGAGATTTTATCTGGGATCGAATGGAGGAGGATGACGACTGGGAGATATTCACTGATGCACTTTGGCAATATCAGTATATACTCAAACCTTGCCAACGAACTCCTGAGTTGAGTCATGCTCTCTACTACGAATGTCAAGGAATTACTGACTTTGCAATTAAAGTTTTCATGTTGGCGCAGGCACGAGCTATTTCGACAGGTAAGGAGAAACTGACAGTAGGAATTATCAAGTCAGTGGCTAAAGATTGTCTACGCACGGCGAGGGAAGTTCTAGATGCCCTGAAAGCAGGAAACATGGACAAGCTTAGAAACTGTGAAGATGTCCGTCCAATTAATATTGACGAATTCATAGAAGAAGAGCAGCAGCAACTATCAGTAGATGATTTACCCACTCCTTCCTCAGAAACTATTGAAGGCTTAGTTAATCACAAAATAGAGCAACCGGAGCAAGTCCAACAGCAAACCTCTAATTTATTTAAGCCAGAGTCAATAGCAGGTCAGGCAAATCTTTTCAATGATTTTCCGAATAAGACTAGAAATAATTCAAATAAACATTCCAAAAACTCTGAAGGCCAGAAAAGCTTGATTGATGTTCTTTCAGATGGAAAACAATGTAGCATTACAGCTTATGAAGCTCTCCTAGAGGCTGGTTACATTCAACCTATCAATGAACACTTTTTGGAGATTATGGCTTAA
- a CDS encoding TnsD family Tn7-like transposition protein produces MISCFPDPYPDELLYSICARYSERMQYPDKQSVVKELFGNKRIVARVELPGHLNDLVTALPPGGYYTVDRLIENHTLLPFYSPFFPRELISLVREEMRGSNQQFSYGHLGLLAGHIQMFTYLRFCPLCVQEDKKQFGECYWHRLHQVSGVELCPTHQIAVINSGVLKRNRSSKYDFISAEQSISEIKPYPLELSGRDHENLLKISRDADWLLRQQNLSLSNDYLHNFYVKNLYERGLSTFQGRVLQDELLEAFKGHYSPTILKLLQCEFNEQSTNHWLLDLFRRKSRIRHPIRHLLIINFLGYTAEEVLKLPTKLKPFGDGPWLCLNRVCQHFKQPVIKECQLTPNHKKRSEPVGTFECICGFTYSQKSPDASAEDKLQKSRYTRIYGPLWELTLIRLWDDETISLNQIARQLGVRPITLQRQAALLELTFPRVGSEKSTQLTPNLLYYRSNSNPETKKLNLLEKHQKNFLEVRQQHPLLTRSKLIEICSYTYHWLQRNCPDWLETHLPPTVSKKGKKLPSSEVDWEKRDIELAAEVKAAVVHIRSNLASPIRVTVLQIGRDTGKYLPLKAQLDRLPLTAKVLAEMVETHEEFAVRKIEWAAKGFLEENICATQWQLLRRAKISPQSLHIIAAQQVKEAIDAALESLASIDAISDAEKSSVNDSRTLHEV; encoded by the coding sequence ATGATTTCATGTTTTCCTGACCCTTATCCAGATGAACTGCTCTACAGTATTTGTGCGCGATACTCCGAGCGAATGCAGTATCCAGATAAGCAATCTGTAGTTAAAGAACTGTTTGGGAATAAGCGTATTGTTGCTAGAGTAGAACTGCCAGGGCACCTGAATGATTTGGTTACGGCTTTACCACCAGGAGGTTACTACACAGTTGACCGCTTGATTGAAAACCATACACTGCTACCTTTTTACAGTCCGTTCTTTCCGCGAGAGCTAATCAGCTTAGTTCGGGAGGAGATGAGAGGAAGTAACCAGCAATTTAGTTATGGACACTTGGGACTCTTAGCAGGTCATATACAAATGTTTACTTATCTACGATTCTGCCCTCTATGCGTCCAAGAAGATAAGAAACAATTTGGTGAATGCTACTGGCATCGCTTACATCAAGTTTCAGGTGTCGAGCTTTGTCCAACACATCAAATTGCGGTGATAAATAGCGGAGTGTTAAAACGAAACAGAAGTAGCAAATACGACTTTATTTCTGCTGAACAATCAATAAGTGAAATTAAACCATATCCATTGGAGCTATCAGGGAGAGACCATGAAAATCTTCTCAAGATTTCTCGTGATGCTGATTGGCTTTTGAGGCAGCAAAACTTGTCTTTAAGTAATGATTATTTACATAACTTTTATGTTAAAAATTTGTATGAGCGTGGTCTTTCTACATTCCAAGGTAGGGTTTTACAAGATGAACTGCTAGAAGCCTTTAAGGGCCACTACTCTCCTACAATTTTAAAACTGCTTCAATGTGAGTTTAACGAACAGAGCACTAATCATTGGCTTTTAGATCTATTTCGTAGAAAGAGCAGGATAAGGCATCCTATTCGTCATTTACTAATAATCAATTTTCTAGGATATACGGCTGAAGAGGTTTTGAAACTTCCTACTAAATTGAAACCTTTTGGAGATGGACCTTGGCTCTGCCTTAATCGGGTGTGTCAACACTTCAAACAGCCAGTGATTAAAGAATGTCAGCTCACACCCAATCACAAAAAACGCAGTGAGCCTGTCGGTACATTCGAGTGTATCTGCGGTTTCACATACTCTCAAAAAAGCCCAGATGCTAGTGCTGAAGACAAATTGCAGAAGTCACGATATACAAGAATTTATGGGCCACTTTGGGAGTTGACTTTGATAAGGTTATGGGATGATGAGACAATTAGTCTCAATCAAATAGCAAGACAGCTTGGAGTTCGTCCGATTACTCTCCAACGTCAAGCAGCTTTGCTGGAACTAACATTTCCAAGAGTTGGTTCTGAAAAATCGACCCAATTAACTCCTAATCTTCTTTATTATCGTTCAAATTCAAATCCTGAAACGAAAAAACTCAATCTTTTGGAGAAGCATCAGAAGAATTTCCTAGAAGTTAGGCAGCAACATCCCTTATTAACACGATCAAAACTCATAGAAATATGTTCGTATACTTATCATTGGCTTCAAAGGAATTGTCCTGATTGGTTAGAAACTCATCTGCCACCTACTGTAAGTAAAAAAGGAAAAAAGTTGCCCTCATCAGAAGTGGATTGGGAAAAGCGTGACATTGAACTGGCGGCAGAAGTAAAGGCTGCGGTAGTACATATTAGAAGCAATCTTGCATCCCCTATACGTGTAACGGTGTTACAGATTGGTAGAGACACAGGTAAATACCTCCCATTGAAAGCTCAGCTTGATAGGCTTCCGTTAACAGCAAAAGTTTTAGCTGAAATGGTTGAAACACACGAAGAATTTGCTGTTCGTAAAATTGAGTGGGCAGCAAAAGGCTTCCTGGAAGAGAATATATGTGCAACACAGTGGCAGTTGTTGCGCCGAGCTAAGATATCTCCACAATCGTTGCATATTATAGCAGCACAACAGGTCAAAGAAGCAATTGATGCAGCTCTAGAATCTTTAGCTTCAATAGATGCTATTAGTGATGCGGAAAAATCATCAGTCAATGATTCTAGAACTTTACATGAAGTGTGA